From the genome of Anaerobacillus sp. CMMVII:
AGGAGGTGATTATCTTGGCAAACAACAATAGCTCAAATCAATTATTAGTACCAGGAGTGCAACAAGCATTAGATCAAATGAAGTACGAAATCGCTTCTGAATTTGGTGTACAATTAGGTGCAGATGCAACAGCACGTGCAAATGGTTCAGTTGGTGGAGAAATCACAAAGCGTCTTGTTCAAATGGCTGAGCAACAGCTAGGTGGCCGTATTCAGTAATTAAGTAAAACACAACTTAATATTTTGGAATTAGGGGATGGCTTATACCATCCCCTTCTTTAATCTAAAATTTCATTTATTATGGCTGTTTTCTCAAAGATTGTTGCTTTATTTATAGCTAGTAATGACAAGTTATATCAAGTTCTCGGGCGTTTTTTCTAACATTTGAAGGTTGAATTATTGTCCATAAAGCCACGATGTTTACGAAAAAAGCCTTTGTATAAGGAAAACAACGGCTTCTTCCGCTGTATT
Proteins encoded in this window:
- a CDS encoding alpha/beta-type small acid-soluble spore protein, which translates into the protein MANNNSSNQLLVPGVQQALDQMKYEIASEFGVQLGADATARANGSVGGEITKRLVQMAEQQLGGRIQ